The following are encoded in a window of Acropora muricata isolate sample 2 chromosome 6, ASM3666990v1, whole genome shotgun sequence genomic DNA:
- the LOC136919766 gene encoding exonuclease 1-like isoform X1 — protein MGIHGLLPFLRKFVKNMNLRELAGQTAAIDASCWLHKGLSVSFAETGRRDRCGEIFQKCLISVKKAGVIPVVVFDGLSLPSKAGENERRRREKESLIRRAAEDNISPQEANKLRSQAAAISLDDITECINICLAEEVKYIVSPYESDAQIAYLLSSGEADFALTEDSDLLVFGCRKVMFKASLSGDGDVVDLSEVLEGLKISKKQFQEMCIAAGCDYLKNIRGVGIARAFQLAATGGDILEALVQRGADETYQANFHKAMAVFHHPTVFDVKSCSTVPLEKWDTDPSMDVQYLCGYNLDYTFAKELAAGNVNTKNLEKVNSFPVFTKVAKRNESGDQLAFSTEPTTNADTQNKHVTIIHVERHSTICWKIPCFPVLAMEFAKVHYKQGTATKDGFVQKTMASELKQGEYLCTSHCEIEIEGKSYTVLWEIKPEDRAVTFLPNPQSAANDYLSDEECNEDVESDESEETREACVPTSHCLPFKVLGTCYTAERQKALEESYEYLYEHNRPVFVKLKAEPDNPYDRNAIAVYIMASSEYKKVGYLAQELTQFVHPLLNDPSLGVSVKKIRFCTTFLMIGFYLTIEITRKGLWEKAVVKASFKAK, from the exons ATGGGGATTCACGGTCTCCTGCCTTTTCTTCgtaaatttgtcaaaaacatGAATCTCCGTGAGCTGGCGGGTCAAACAGCAGCTATTGATGCATCTTGCTGGCTACACAAAGGGTTGAGTGTGTCCTTCGCTGAGACTGGAAGGCGAGATAg GTGTGGTGAAATTTTTCAGAAATGTCTAATTTCAGTAAAGAAGGCTGGTGTTATTCCCGTTGTCGTGTTTGACGGTTTGTCTTTGCCATCCAAAGCAGGCGAAAATGAGAGGAGACGAAG agaaaaagaaagccttATTAGAAGAGCCGCAGAAGACAACATTTCTCCCCAAGAAGCAAACAAGCTTCGAAGTCAAGCCGCGGCAATTTCGCTCGACGACAtaaccgaatgcataaat ATTTGTCTGGCTGAAGAAGTTAAATACATAGTTTCGCCCTATGAATCGGACGCACAGATAGCTTATCTGTTGTCTAGCGGAGAGGCCGATTTCGCGCTTACAGAAGATTCGGACCTCTTGGTATTTGGTTGTAGAAAG gttATGTTCAAGGCCTCCCTAAGCGGTGATGGGGATGTTGTTGACCTCTCTGAAGTTTTAGAAGGGCTCAAGATTAGCAAGAAACAGTTCCAGGAAATGTGCATTGCTGCTGGGTGCGACTACTTAAAAAATATTAGAGGTGTTGGCATTGCTCGTGCATTCCAGTTGGCTGCGACAGGAGGTGATATACTGGAGGCACTAGTCCAAAGGGGAGCTGACGAAACTTATCAGGCAAACTTCCACAAAGCCATGGCAGTTTTTCATCATCCGACGGTGTTTGATGTGAAGTCATGTTCTACTGTCCCTCTTGAGAAATGGGACACTGACCCATCCATGGATGTTCAGTACCTGTGTGGATA TAATCTGGATTACACCTTTGCAAAGGAACTTGCTGCTGGCAATGTTAACACGAAGAATTTGGAAAAGGTCAACAGCTTCCCTGTGTTTACAAAG GTTGCAAAGAGAAATGAATCAGGTGATCAATTGGCATTTTCAACTGAACCTACAACCAATG CGGACACTCAAAATAAGCACGTAACAATCATCCATGTGGAGAGACATTCCACGATTTGCTGGAAAATTCCCTGCTTTCCTGTCCTTGCAATGGAATTTGCCAAAGTGCATTACAAGCAAGGCACAGCAACCAAAGATGGTTTTGTGCAGAAGACAATGGCTTCTGAACTCAAACAAGGAGAATACTTGTGTACCTCCCACtgtgaaattgaaattgaaggGAAGAGCTACACAGTGTTGTGGGAGATAAAACCTGAAGACAGAGCAGTTACTTTCCTACCCAACCCACAATCAGCAGCAAATGATTACCTTTCTGATGAGGAATGCAATGAAGACGTTGAATCTGATGAATCCGAGGAGACACGTGAAGCATGTGTTCCCACCAGCCATTGCTTGCCCTTTAAAGTGCTGGGAACATGCTATACAGCAGAGAGGCAAAAGGCACTCGAAGAGTCATATGAGTACTTATATGAACACAACAGACCTGTATTTGTGAAACTCAAGGCAGAACCAGACAATCCTTATGATAGAAATGCAATTGCTGTTTACATCATGGCATCATCAGAATACAAGAAAGTAGGGTACTTAGCACAGGAATTAACACAATTTGTGCATCCACTGCTAAATGACCCATCTCTCGGGGTATCTGTGAAAAAAATTCGCTTTTGCACAACTTTTCTTATGATTGGTTTTTATCTGACAATTGAGATCACCAGGAAAGGATTGTGGGAAAAAGCAGTTGTCAAAGCTAGTTTTAAAGCCAAGTAG
- the LOC136919766 gene encoding exonuclease 1-like isoform X2, translating to MGIHGLLPFLRKFVKNMNLRELAGQTAAIDASCWLHKGLSVSFAETGRRDRCGEIFQKCLISVKKAGVIPVVVFDGLSLPSKAGENERRRREKESLIRRAAEDNISPQEANKLRSQAAAISLDDITECINVMFKASLSGDGDVVDLSEVLEGLKISKKQFQEMCIAAGCDYLKNIRGVGIARAFQLAATGGDILEALVQRGADETYQANFHKAMAVFHHPTVFDVKSCSTVPLEKWDTDPSMDVQYLCGYNLDYTFAKELAAGNVNTKNLEKVNSFPVFTKVAKRNESGDQLAFSTEPTTNADTQNKHVTIIHVERHSTICWKIPCFPVLAMEFAKVHYKQGTATKDGFVQKTMASELKQGEYLCTSHCEIEIEGKSYTVLWEIKPEDRAVTFLPNPQSAANDYLSDEECNEDVESDESEETREACVPTSHCLPFKVLGTCYTAERQKALEESYEYLYEHNRPVFVKLKAEPDNPYDRNAIAVYIMASSEYKKVGYLAQELTQFVHPLLNDPSLGVSVKKIRFCTTFLMIGFYLTIEITRKGLWEKAVVKASFKAK from the exons ATGGGGATTCACGGTCTCCTGCCTTTTCTTCgtaaatttgtcaaaaacatGAATCTCCGTGAGCTGGCGGGTCAAACAGCAGCTATTGATGCATCTTGCTGGCTACACAAAGGGTTGAGTGTGTCCTTCGCTGAGACTGGAAGGCGAGATAg GTGTGGTGAAATTTTTCAGAAATGTCTAATTTCAGTAAAGAAGGCTGGTGTTATTCCCGTTGTCGTGTTTGACGGTTTGTCTTTGCCATCCAAAGCAGGCGAAAATGAGAGGAGACGAAG agaaaaagaaagccttATTAGAAGAGCCGCAGAAGACAACATTTCTCCCCAAGAAGCAAACAAGCTTCGAAGTCAAGCCGCGGCAATTTCGCTCGACGACAtaaccgaatgcataaat gttATGTTCAAGGCCTCCCTAAGCGGTGATGGGGATGTTGTTGACCTCTCTGAAGTTTTAGAAGGGCTCAAGATTAGCAAGAAACAGTTCCAGGAAATGTGCATTGCTGCTGGGTGCGACTACTTAAAAAATATTAGAGGTGTTGGCATTGCTCGTGCATTCCAGTTGGCTGCGACAGGAGGTGATATACTGGAGGCACTAGTCCAAAGGGGAGCTGACGAAACTTATCAGGCAAACTTCCACAAAGCCATGGCAGTTTTTCATCATCCGACGGTGTTTGATGTGAAGTCATGTTCTACTGTCCCTCTTGAGAAATGGGACACTGACCCATCCATGGATGTTCAGTACCTGTGTGGATA TAATCTGGATTACACCTTTGCAAAGGAACTTGCTGCTGGCAATGTTAACACGAAGAATTTGGAAAAGGTCAACAGCTTCCCTGTGTTTACAAAG GTTGCAAAGAGAAATGAATCAGGTGATCAATTGGCATTTTCAACTGAACCTACAACCAATG CGGACACTCAAAATAAGCACGTAACAATCATCCATGTGGAGAGACATTCCACGATTTGCTGGAAAATTCCCTGCTTTCCTGTCCTTGCAATGGAATTTGCCAAAGTGCATTACAAGCAAGGCACAGCAACCAAAGATGGTTTTGTGCAGAAGACAATGGCTTCTGAACTCAAACAAGGAGAATACTTGTGTACCTCCCACtgtgaaattgaaattgaaggGAAGAGCTACACAGTGTTGTGGGAGATAAAACCTGAAGACAGAGCAGTTACTTTCCTACCCAACCCACAATCAGCAGCAAATGATTACCTTTCTGATGAGGAATGCAATGAAGACGTTGAATCTGATGAATCCGAGGAGACACGTGAAGCATGTGTTCCCACCAGCCATTGCTTGCCCTTTAAAGTGCTGGGAACATGCTATACAGCAGAGAGGCAAAAGGCACTCGAAGAGTCATATGAGTACTTATATGAACACAACAGACCTGTATTTGTGAAACTCAAGGCAGAACCAGACAATCCTTATGATAGAAATGCAATTGCTGTTTACATCATGGCATCATCAGAATACAAGAAAGTAGGGTACTTAGCACAGGAATTAACACAATTTGTGCATCCACTGCTAAATGACCCATCTCTCGGGGTATCTGTGAAAAAAATTCGCTTTTGCACAACTTTTCTTATGATTGGTTTTTATCTGACAATTGAGATCACCAGGAAAGGATTGTGGGAAAAAGCAGTTGTCAAAGCTAGTTTTAAAGCCAAGTAG